Proteins from a genomic interval of Caulobacter rhizosphaerae:
- a CDS encoding nucleotidyltransferase family protein, producing MAAFQALVLAGSRGGVDPVAAYAGVSQKGLIVLGGRTLLARVLDALDKAGAERIGVSTNDAALEAALADETTRATLSRLPSAAGPSQSVHDGAQAMGTPLLVTTVDHALLQAEWVSDFMADTPADADIAILLGEEALVQAAAPTTKRTYLAFRDGRYSGCNLFYLKTPASLRAIDLWRTVEKHRKQPWKIAALFGPVTLIRYLLGQMTLDEMVARIGRLAGVRAAAVRARHGLAAVDVDKPADLDLVRSLVEG from the coding sequence GTGGCTGCGTTCCAGGCGCTGGTGCTGGCCGGCTCGCGCGGCGGCGTCGACCCTGTCGCCGCCTATGCCGGCGTCAGCCAGAAGGGCCTGATCGTTCTGGGCGGTCGCACGTTGCTGGCCCGGGTGCTGGACGCGCTGGACAAGGCCGGCGCCGAGCGCATCGGCGTCTCGACCAACGACGCGGCCCTGGAGGCGGCCCTGGCCGACGAGACCACCCGCGCAACGCTATCGCGCCTGCCCTCGGCCGCCGGCCCCAGCCAGAGCGTCCACGACGGCGCCCAGGCCATGGGCACGCCCCTCCTGGTCACGACCGTGGACCACGCTCTGCTGCAGGCCGAATGGGTGAGCGACTTCATGGCCGACACCCCGGCCGACGCCGACATCGCCATCCTGCTGGGCGAGGAGGCGCTGGTGCAGGCCGCCGCGCCGACCACCAAGCGCACCTACCTGGCGTTTCGCGACGGCCGCTATTCGGGCTGCAACCTGTTCTACCTGAAGACCCCGGCCAGCCTGCGGGCCATCGACCTGTGGCGCACGGTCGAGAAGCATCGCAAACAGCCGTGGAAGATCGCGGCCCTGTTCGGCCCCGTCACGCTGATCCGCTATCTGCTGGGCCAGATGACCCTGGACGAGATGGTCGCGCGGATCGGGCGCCTGGCGGGGGTCAGGGCCGCGGCGGTGCGGGCGCGGCACGGCTTGGCGGCGGTGGACGTCGACAAGCCGGCCGACCTGGACCTGGTGCGATCCCTGGTCGAGGGATGA
- a CDS encoding LptF/LptG family permease: MKIQLYVLRTVGTRVLGAALILFSILQILDLLEVTTDILDRGLGTAGVLYYAALRSPRLIEQVAPIATLAGGLFAFSQLARESAIIAMRATGISAYRIVGMALPVALLVMAVDFGCAQLIAPRTDPVLADWWQATTPVADRKVPGPRSFRAGDDLVIAGGASADGGVLKAVKVYRRDKVGRLVERIEAPSATYARASGWTLVNPVIVRFNGEQVNVTPAARMGWPSPLHRQDVQALFADSPVPTAATARRALLSGGGDRPSSFYETRLLAAFAGPFASLVMLLLSAPVALANFRSGQGAVLLTAGLAAGLVFLVVNGLLSALGEGGSLSPALAVWGGPTIFAALAIYALVVLEG; the protein is encoded by the coding sequence ATGAAGATCCAGCTCTACGTCCTGCGCACGGTCGGCACGCGCGTGCTCGGCGCGGCTCTGATCCTGTTCTCGATCCTGCAGATCCTCGACCTGCTGGAGGTGACCACCGACATCCTGGACCGCGGCCTGGGGACGGCGGGGGTGCTGTACTACGCCGCCCTGCGCTCGCCGCGGCTGATCGAGCAGGTCGCTCCGATCGCCACCCTGGCCGGCGGACTGTTCGCCTTCTCGCAGCTGGCCCGCGAGAGCGCGATCATCGCCATGCGCGCCACGGGCATCTCGGCCTACCGCATCGTCGGCATGGCCCTGCCCGTGGCCTTGCTGGTCATGGCCGTCGACTTCGGCTGCGCCCAGCTGATCGCCCCGCGCACCGATCCGGTGCTGGCCGACTGGTGGCAGGCCACCACCCCGGTCGCCGACCGCAAGGTTCCCGGTCCCCGCAGCTTCCGGGCCGGCGATGACCTGGTGATCGCCGGCGGCGCCTCGGCCGACGGCGGCGTCCTGAAGGCGGTCAAGGTCTATCGGCGCGACAAGGTCGGCCGGCTGGTCGAGCGCATTGAGGCGCCGTCGGCCACCTATGCCCGCGCCAGCGGCTGGACCCTGGTCAACCCCGTGATCGTCCGGTTCAACGGCGAGCAGGTGAACGTCACGCCCGCCGCCCGGATGGGCTGGCCTTCGCCCCTGCATCGGCAGGACGTCCAGGCCCTGTTCGCTGACAGCCCCGTGCCGACCGCCGCCACGGCCCGCCGCGCCCTGCTGAGCGGCGGCGGCGACCGTCCGAGCAGCTTCTACGAGACGCGCCTGCTGGCGGCCTTCGCCGGGCCATTCGCCTCGCTGGTCATGCTGCTGCTCAGCGCCCCGGTCGCCCTGGCCAATTTCCGCAGCGGACAAGGCGCGGTGCTGCTGACCGCCGGCCTGGCGGCCGGCCTGGTCTTCCTGGTGGTCAACGGCCTGCTGTCCGCGCTCGGCGAAGGCGGCTCACTGTCCCCCGCCCTGGCCGTCTGGGGCGGCCCAACCATTTTCGCGGCCCTCGCGATCTACGCACTTGTTGTCCTGGAGGGCTGA
- a CDS encoding LptF/LptG family permease, whose protein sequence is MLLWPIVGCLGVTVIALLLERVLRLLDVLSQSSARFGYVTELAANLVPHYLGLALPVAFFVALFIVITKLSDGSEIDALLASGQSLTRIAAPFVYVGLFLMVFSLIVFGYMQPYSRYAYRAVMHEAINAGWNGKLNGGSFIDQPKLLMTADGADPAGQQLTRVFIRRMDAAGREEVITAATADLRSAPDGKNVIMLLRRGQRIGLDARGEYRILVFDQFTTNVPLSGAAALLRSRGGDERELTLGELARQAESPNPIVPRPTLLAELYGRLARAAFLPFLPLLAFPLGLAAKRGNRTPGLIIAGVLLLAFQHSLQLGQSLAESGKAMPLAAIGLPWLIFTSLSVWMFVGSRKRPGQTPVTDLIQSFGGGIKRFRRMFRDKFEQADA, encoded by the coding sequence ATGCTGCTCTGGCCGATCGTCGGCTGCCTGGGCGTGACGGTGATCGCCCTTTTGCTCGAGAGGGTCCTGCGCCTGCTGGACGTGCTGTCGCAGAGCAGCGCCCGTTTCGGCTACGTGACCGAGCTGGCCGCCAACCTGGTGCCGCACTATCTGGGCCTGGCCCTGCCGGTGGCGTTCTTCGTGGCGCTGTTCATCGTCATCACCAAGCTCAGCGACGGCTCGGAGATCGACGCCCTGCTGGCCAGCGGTCAGTCCCTCACCCGCATCGCCGCCCCGTTCGTCTATGTCGGCCTGTTCCTGATGGTCTTCAGCCTGATCGTCTTCGGCTACATGCAGCCCTACAGCCGCTACGCCTATCGGGCGGTGATGCACGAGGCGATCAACGCCGGCTGGAACGGCAAGCTGAACGGCGGCTCCTTCATCGACCAGCCCAAGCTGCTGATGACCGCCGACGGCGCCGATCCGGCGGGCCAGCAGCTGACGCGGGTGTTCATCCGCCGGATGGACGCCGCCGGGCGGGAAGAGGTGATCACCGCCGCCACCGCCGACCTGCGCTCGGCCCCCGACGGCAAGAACGTCATCATGCTGCTGCGCCGGGGCCAGCGGATCGGCCTGGACGCCCGCGGCGAGTACCGCATCCTGGTGTTCGACCAGTTCACCACCAACGTCCCCCTGTCCGGCGCGGCGGCCCTGCTGCGCAGTCGCGGCGGCGACGAGCGCGAACTGACCCTGGGCGAGTTGGCCCGCCAGGCCGAGAGCCCCAACCCCATCGTGCCGCGCCCCACCCTGCTGGCCGAGCTGTACGGCCGCCTGGCCCGAGCCGCCTTCCTGCCCTTCCTGCCGTTGCTGGCCTTCCCGCTGGGCCTGGCCGCCAAGCGCGGCAACCGCACCCCCGGCCTGATCATCGCCGGCGTGCTGCTGCTGGCCTTCCAGCACAGCCTGCAGCTGGGCCAGAGCCTGGCCGAGTCGGGCAAGGCCATGCCGCTGGCGGCCATCGGCCTTCCGTGGCTGATCTTCACCAGCCTCAGCGTCTGGATGTTCGTCGGCAGCCGCAAGCGGCCCGGTCAGACCCCGGTCACCGACCTCATTCAGAGCTTCGGCGGCGGCATCAAGCGCTTCCGGCGGATGTTCCGGGACAAGTTCGAGCAGGCCGACGCATGA
- a CDS encoding HIT family protein, with protein sequence MTNPTAENFGFPRTKVAETDSWLILVRPKQPTFGSLVLVCKESVEAFSQLSPAAFADLKTATQGVERMLAKVVAYEKINYLMLMMVDKDVHFHVIPRYAGTREHEGRVYNDAGWPAVPALGSTVDLDLDAAERLAGTLAEAWSAA encoded by the coding sequence ATGACCAATCCCACCGCTGAGAATTTCGGTTTCCCGCGCACCAAGGTCGCCGAAACCGACAGCTGGCTGATCCTGGTGCGTCCCAAGCAACCGACATTTGGGTCGCTGGTGCTGGTATGCAAGGAATCGGTCGAGGCCTTCTCCCAGCTGAGTCCGGCCGCCTTCGCCGACCTCAAGACGGCGACGCAGGGCGTCGAGCGGATGTTGGCCAAGGTGGTCGCGTACGAGAAGATCAACTACCTGATGCTGATGATGGTCGACAAGGACGTGCATTTCCACGTGATCCCGCGCTACGCGGGGACGCGCGAGCATGAAGGCCGGGTGTACAACGACGCCGGCTGGCCCGCCGTTCCCGCCCTGGGCTCGACGGTCGATCTGGACCTGGACGCCGCCGAGCGGCTGGCCGGGACGCTGGCCGAGGCGTGGTCGGCCGCGTGA
- a CDS encoding DUF2141 domain-containing protein, which yields MSADDSGGGAGAGVASPGRTCEGRPTGVRLIVQVARLKSSQGEVAVTVYPSDPRRFLAPHGKLMRVRARADAPVTEACFYLPKPDAYAVAVYHDANANRDFDRNTVGLPVEGFAFSNDAPSKVGAPTFQAARFTVRPGDTVLRVKMRYVR from the coding sequence GTGTCGGCGGACGATTCCGGCGGCGGCGCGGGCGCGGGCGTCGCCAGCCCGGGCCGGACCTGCGAGGGCCGCCCGACGGGGGTTCGGCTCATCGTCCAGGTGGCGCGCCTGAAGTCCAGCCAGGGCGAGGTGGCGGTCACCGTCTACCCGTCCGATCCCCGGCGGTTCCTGGCGCCGCACGGCAAGCTGATGCGGGTGCGCGCCAGGGCCGACGCGCCGGTGACCGAGGCCTGCTTCTACCTGCCCAAGCCGGACGCCTACGCCGTGGCCGTCTATCACGACGCCAACGCCAACCGGGACTTCGACCGCAATACCGTCGGTCTGCCGGTCGAGGGTTTCGCCTTCTCCAACGACGCGCCCAGCAAGGTCGGCGCGCCGACGTTCCAGGCTGCGCGGTTCACGGTCCGGCCTGGCGACACGGTCCTGCGCGTGAAGATGCGCTACGTCCGCTGA
- a CDS encoding metallophosphoesterase family protein produces the protein MSIFRLAHLSDLHLPPPKGAFGWRDLLSKRLLSRIAWRRKHREHRPEVLEVVIADLKAHAPDHIAITGDLTNYASQAEYEAARVWLEALGPARDITVSPGNHDALVGARDGDSFAAWTPWLGDDGEATFPQVRLRDGVALFNLCSAVPTAPHLATGRLGQAQLERLDALLGDPAYGDAFRVLLIHHPPVPGAVARRKSLEDQDALRALLARHGADLILHGHAHEATVSTAPGPDGAAIPVLGVPSASALGERGHPAARWHGVEIDRQAQGGIEVKLVARGLDPATGQTGELGRYVLVQAGRPAIQRT, from the coding sequence TTGTCGATATTCCGCCTCGCCCACCTCTCGGACCTCCACCTGCCGCCGCCCAAGGGCGCGTTCGGCTGGCGGGACCTGCTGTCCAAGCGGCTGCTGAGCCGGATCGCCTGGCGGCGCAAGCACCGGGAGCATCGGCCCGAGGTGCTGGAGGTCGTGATCGCCGACCTTAAAGCCCACGCCCCGGACCACATCGCCATCACCGGCGACCTGACGAACTACGCGTCCCAGGCCGAGTACGAGGCGGCCCGCGTCTGGCTGGAGGCCCTGGGCCCCGCCCGCGACATCACCGTCAGCCCCGGCAACCACGACGCCCTGGTCGGCGCTCGGGACGGCGACTCGTTCGCGGCCTGGACCCCGTGGCTGGGCGACGATGGCGAAGCCACCTTCCCCCAGGTGCGGCTGCGCGACGGCGTAGCGCTGTTCAACCTGTGTTCGGCGGTGCCGACCGCCCCCCATCTGGCCACCGGCCGCCTGGGCCAGGCGCAGCTGGAGCGGCTGGACGCCCTGCTGGGCGACCCGGCCTATGGCGACGCCTTCCGAGTGCTGCTGATCCACCACCCGCCGGTTCCGGGCGCGGTGGCCCGGCGCAAGTCGCTGGAGGACCAGGACGCCCTGCGCGCCCTGCTGGCGCGCCACGGCGCCGACCTGATCCTGCACGGCCACGCCCACGAAGCGACGGTGTCCACCGCGCCTGGACCGGACGGCGCGGCGATCCCCGTGCTGGGCGTGCCCTCCGCCTCGGCCCTGGGCGAACGCGGCCACCCGGCGGCGCGCTGGCACGGGGTCGAGATCGACCGCCAGGCGCAGGGTGGCATCGAGGTCAAGCTGGTGGCCCGCGGGTTGGATCCCGCCACCGGCCAGACGGGCGAACTGGGTCGCTACGTCCTGGTCCAGGCCGGCCGGCCCGCGATTCAGCGGACGTAG
- a CDS encoding CDP-alcohol phosphatidyltransferase family protein, translating to MSSAERLSRIYRRVGLVEAGPETVFIAGDVVVVDAGWVFDESLIKALAGRPGVALVDETGRVVAVNVPAAQAREAIVRLDTGEDVTALAATRLTALELGSAYNSALRKREPPVLERLTPETRVAVEKRLFQGSYKGVTDLVTKYVWPTPARIVTRWCALAKMTPNQVTLIGFLLVLAAFWLFWTGQWGWGLVCAWIMTFLDTVDGKLARVTLTSSKWGNVFDHGIDLVHPPFWWWAWYVGVGAVGLTMPHGPLALAIIVGGYVLQRVEEGIFLALFKVEMHAWRPFDSFFRLITARRNPNLILLTLAVLAGRPDIGFLAVAVWTAICLVVHAAQILQALGAPKGAVVSWLSR from the coding sequence ATGAGCTCCGCCGAGCGGTTGTCGCGAATCTACCGCCGCGTGGGCCTGGTCGAGGCCGGGCCCGAGACCGTGTTCATCGCCGGCGACGTCGTCGTGGTCGACGCCGGCTGGGTGTTCGACGAGTCGCTGATCAAGGCCCTGGCCGGACGCCCCGGCGTGGCCCTCGTCGACGAGACCGGCCGAGTGGTGGCCGTCAACGTCCCCGCCGCCCAAGCCCGCGAGGCGATTGTGCGGCTGGACACCGGCGAGGACGTCACCGCCCTGGCCGCCACCCGCCTGACGGCGCTGGAGCTGGGCTCGGCCTACAACAGCGCCCTGCGCAAGCGCGAGCCGCCGGTGCTGGAGCGCCTGACGCCCGAGACCCGCGTGGCGGTCGAGAAGCGCCTGTTCCAGGGCTCGTACAAGGGCGTCACCGACCTGGTGACCAAGTACGTCTGGCCCACGCCCGCCCGGATCGTCACCCGCTGGTGCGCCCTGGCGAAGATGACCCCCAACCAGGTGACCCTGATCGGCTTCCTGCTGGTGCTGGCCGCCTTCTGGCTGTTCTGGACCGGCCAGTGGGGCTGGGGCCTGGTCTGCGCCTGGATCATGACCTTCCTCGACACCGTCGACGGCAAGCTGGCGCGGGTGACCCTGACCTCGTCCAAGTGGGGCAACGTCTTCGACCACGGCATCGACCTGGTCCATCCGCCGTTCTGGTGGTGGGCCTGGTATGTCGGCGTGGGCGCGGTGGGCTTGACCATGCCGCATGGCCCGCTGGCCCTGGCGATCATCGTCGGCGGCTATGTGCTGCAGCGGGTGGAGGAGGGGATCTTCCTGGCCCTGTTCAAGGTCGAGATGCACGCCTGGCGGCCGTTCGACAGCTTCTTCCGGCTGATCACCGCCCGCCGCAACCCCAACCTGATCCTGCTGACCCTTGCGGTTCTGGCGGGCCGTCCCGACATCGGGTTCCTGGCGGTGGCGGTCTGGACGGCGATCTGCCTGGTCGTGCACGCCGCGCAGATCCTGCAAGCCCTGGGGGCTCCGAAGGGGGCCGTCGTTTCCTGGTTGTCGCGCTGA